Proteins encoded together in one Quercus lobata isolate SW786 chromosome 3, ValleyOak3.0 Primary Assembly, whole genome shotgun sequence window:
- the LOC115981457 gene encoding putative disease resistance protein RGA3 isoform X2, giving the protein MAWALVSTIVDQLGSLIASEFKDRFGSLLASEVASIVNVKEEVEKLERKFHEIQAKLNDAEERQVKEEAVRLWLKKLNDVSYEMADVLDEWNTAKIKADIEKEKEAEASTAKRRKVLSLTNLYSSVSTVSQRRDIALKIKEITEKLDKIDREGEMYKFVLTSGNDEVVKPPTDSHVDVSDIIGRDEVRGHLVKMLLGRGNEEERSPHVISLVGMGGVGKTTLAQLAYNDSELNSAHFEKKGWICVSDPFDKFMVAKAIIQAFGGGESNITQWSSLMDKMCETIQERKLFFVFDDVWIEDSMLWEPFRLALQNAAQGSRILVTTRKSKVADIVGSAERINLEELSDDDCWSIFSRIAFSDRDSEQRKDLEEIGRKISDKCKGLPLAARTLGSLMRFKSEKEQWEMVFFSRLWELEDVEKGLFAPLLFSYYDLPSPLKRCFSYCAVFPKDYVYFEEELVSMWMAQGYIKSNANMERIVAREYLKILLIRSLFQRDYGYKENIMSFQMHDIVHDLAQFMAKNECITINGYEEFGQNLQNARHLYLEIPQNAQIPESIYSAKNLRTLIFVGLRAHNLSKLFQHFKLLRTLTLSYQLGTKVARMIAKDVNSEN; this is encoded by the exons ATGGCTTGGGCTCTTGTTTCTACCATCGTGGACCAGCTTGGTTCACTCATTGCTTCAGAGTTCAAGGACCGGTTTGGTTCGCTTCTTGCTTCAGAGGTTGCGTCGATTGTAAATGTCAAGGAAGAAGTCGAAAAGCTTGAACGCAAATTCCACGAGATCCAGGCAAAGCTCAACGATGCAGAGGAAAGGCAAGTGAAGGAGGAAGCTGTGAGGCTTTGGTTAAAAAAGCTCAACGACGTATCCTACGAGATGGCCGACGTGTTGGATGAGTGGAACACTGCCAAGATCAAAGCAGAcattgagaaagaaaaagaagctgaAGCTAGTACTGCTAAGAGGAGGAAGGTATTGTCCCTAACCAACTTGTATTCCTCAGTTTCTACTGTTTCCCAGCGTCGTGATATTGCTCTTAAGATAAAAGAAATTACTGAAAAGTTAGATAAGATTGACAGAGAGGGAGAAATGTACAAGTTTGTACTGACTAGTGGCAATGACGAAGTTGTGAAACCACCAACTGATTCTCACGTTGATGTTTCGGACATTATAGGTCGTGATGAGGTTAGAGGTCATCTAGTGAAAATGCTATTGGGCAGGGgtaatgaagaagaaagaagcccCCATGTCATCTCTTTGGTGGGCATGGGCGGTGTTGGAAAAACCACTCTTGCTCAACTAGCCTATAATGATAGTGAGTTGAATTCGGCCCATTTTGAGAAAAAAGGGTGGATTTGTGTTTCTGATCCTTTCGATAAGTTTATGGTTGCCAAAGCAATCATTCAAGCTTTTGGAGGTGGTGAGTCCAACATTACTCAATGGTCAAGTCTAATGGATAAAATGTGTGAAACAATTCAGGAAAGGAAGCTTTTTTTTGTCTTCGATGATGTGTGGATTGAAGACTCTATGTTGTGGGAGCCATTCAGGCTTGCACTTCAAAATGCTGCCCAAGGTAGTAGAATTCTAGTCACTACACGTAAAAGTAAAGTTGCAGACATTGTGGGAAGTGCAGAAAGAATCAATTTGGAGGAATTGTCTGATGATGACTGTTGGTCGATTTTTAGTAGAATAGCATTTTCTGACAGAGATTCTGAGCAACGTAAGGATTTAGAAGAGATTGGCAGAAAAATATCAGACAAGTGCAAAGGCTTGCCCCTTGCTGCAAGGACTCTAGGGAGTCTCATGCGTTTCAAGAGTGAGAAGGAACAGTGGGAGATGGTTTTTTTTAGTAGATTGTGGGAATTAGAAGACGTTGAAAAAGGTCTTTTTGCCCCATTGTTGTTTAGTTATTATGATTTGCCCTCACCACTGAAACGGTGTTTCTCATATTGTGCTGTTTTTCCAAAAGATTATGTCTATTTTGAAGAGGAGTTGGTATCTATGTGGATGGCACAAGGTTATATTAAGTCGAATGCAAACATGGAGAGAATTGTGGCAAGAGAATACTTGAAAATTTTACTCATTCGCTCTCTCTTCCAACGGGATTATggatataaagaaaatattatgagCTTCCAGATGCATGATATAGTGCATGATTTGGCACAATTCATGGCAAAAAATGAATGCATCACAATCAATGGTTACGAAGAGTTCGGGCAAAATCTTCAAAATGCTCGGCATTTGTATTTAGAAATTCCACAAAATGCTCAAATTCCCGAGTCCATCTATAGCGCAAAAAATCTTCGCACCCTCATTTTCGTTGGTCTTAGAGCTCATAACTTGTCCAAGTTGTTCCAGCATTTTAAACTGTTACGGACATTAACTTTGAGTTATCAACTTGGGACAAAG GTGGCAAGGATGATAGCCAAAGATGTGAACTCGGagaattaa
- the LOC115981457 gene encoding putative disease resistance RPP13-like protein 1 isoform X1, translating into MAWALVSTIVDQLGSLIASEFKDRFGSLLASEVASIVNVKEEVEKLERKFHEIQAKLNDAEERQVKEEAVRLWLKKLNDVSYEMADVLDEWNTAKIKADIEKEKEAEASTAKRRKVLSLTNLYSSVSTVSQRRDIALKIKEITEKLDKIDREGEMYKFVLTSGNDEVVKPPTDSHVDVSDIIGRDEVRGHLVKMLLGRGNEEERSPHVISLVGMGGVGKTTLAQLAYNDSELNSAHFEKKGWICVSDPFDKFMVAKAIIQAFGGGESNITQWSSLMDKMCETIQERKLFFVFDDVWIEDSMLWEPFRLALQNAAQGSRILVTTRKSKVADIVGSAERINLEELSDDDCWSIFSRIAFSDRDSEQRKDLEEIGRKISDKCKGLPLAARTLGSLMRFKSEKEQWEMVFFSRLWELEDVEKGLFAPLLFSYYDLPSPLKRCFSYCAVFPKDYVYFEEELVSMWMAQGYIKSNANMERIVAREYLKILLIRSLFQRDYGYKENIMSFQMHDIVHDLAQFMAKNECITINGYEEFGQNLQNARHLYLEIPQNAQIPESIYSAKNLRTLIFVGLRAHNLSKLFQHFKLLRTLTLSYQLGTKVMKLPDAIGNLLHLRYLKIHYYSRDRLPETICNLSNLQILNIAIHLPNELKKLPQGMSKLINLKHLILEEEYFWTRKLKFPREIGRLSSLTKLSHFFIGGKDDSQRCELGELKYLNNLQGTLQIYGLGNVVDACEAKNAELKKKKGLRDLYLHFSEENVENHGGRMETDVSVLNALEPPPGLEKLQIDWYEGTTMFPNWMMSLAKLKRLTLTDGENLERLPPLGKLQFLEYLHIWGPSFPFKKVGVEFLGIESENKKDGIIKIFPNLNTLRFECLPEWEEWVGIGGQEDCIIIMPCLQTLQIYGCPELKSLPDFLFKISLQKFEVYESPILHKRYQRGTGEDWAKISHIPDIMIDYIEVQRYGQEVI; encoded by the coding sequence ATGGCTTGGGCTCTTGTTTCTACCATCGTGGACCAGCTTGGTTCACTCATTGCTTCAGAGTTCAAGGACCGGTTTGGTTCGCTTCTTGCTTCAGAGGTTGCGTCGATTGTAAATGTCAAGGAAGAAGTCGAAAAGCTTGAACGCAAATTCCACGAGATCCAGGCAAAGCTCAACGATGCAGAGGAAAGGCAAGTGAAGGAGGAAGCTGTGAGGCTTTGGTTAAAAAAGCTCAACGACGTATCCTACGAGATGGCCGACGTGTTGGATGAGTGGAACACTGCCAAGATCAAAGCAGAcattgagaaagaaaaagaagctgaAGCTAGTACTGCTAAGAGGAGGAAGGTATTGTCCCTAACCAACTTGTATTCCTCAGTTTCTACTGTTTCCCAGCGTCGTGATATTGCTCTTAAGATAAAAGAAATTACTGAAAAGTTAGATAAGATTGACAGAGAGGGAGAAATGTACAAGTTTGTACTGACTAGTGGCAATGACGAAGTTGTGAAACCACCAACTGATTCTCACGTTGATGTTTCGGACATTATAGGTCGTGATGAGGTTAGAGGTCATCTAGTGAAAATGCTATTGGGCAGGGgtaatgaagaagaaagaagcccCCATGTCATCTCTTTGGTGGGCATGGGCGGTGTTGGAAAAACCACTCTTGCTCAACTAGCCTATAATGATAGTGAGTTGAATTCGGCCCATTTTGAGAAAAAAGGGTGGATTTGTGTTTCTGATCCTTTCGATAAGTTTATGGTTGCCAAAGCAATCATTCAAGCTTTTGGAGGTGGTGAGTCCAACATTACTCAATGGTCAAGTCTAATGGATAAAATGTGTGAAACAATTCAGGAAAGGAAGCTTTTTTTTGTCTTCGATGATGTGTGGATTGAAGACTCTATGTTGTGGGAGCCATTCAGGCTTGCACTTCAAAATGCTGCCCAAGGTAGTAGAATTCTAGTCACTACACGTAAAAGTAAAGTTGCAGACATTGTGGGAAGTGCAGAAAGAATCAATTTGGAGGAATTGTCTGATGATGACTGTTGGTCGATTTTTAGTAGAATAGCATTTTCTGACAGAGATTCTGAGCAACGTAAGGATTTAGAAGAGATTGGCAGAAAAATATCAGACAAGTGCAAAGGCTTGCCCCTTGCTGCAAGGACTCTAGGGAGTCTCATGCGTTTCAAGAGTGAGAAGGAACAGTGGGAGATGGTTTTTTTTAGTAGATTGTGGGAATTAGAAGACGTTGAAAAAGGTCTTTTTGCCCCATTGTTGTTTAGTTATTATGATTTGCCCTCACCACTGAAACGGTGTTTCTCATATTGTGCTGTTTTTCCAAAAGATTATGTCTATTTTGAAGAGGAGTTGGTATCTATGTGGATGGCACAAGGTTATATTAAGTCGAATGCAAACATGGAGAGAATTGTGGCAAGAGAATACTTGAAAATTTTACTCATTCGCTCTCTCTTCCAACGGGATTATggatataaagaaaatattatgagCTTCCAGATGCATGATATAGTGCATGATTTGGCACAATTCATGGCAAAAAATGAATGCATCACAATCAATGGTTACGAAGAGTTCGGGCAAAATCTTCAAAATGCTCGGCATTTGTATTTAGAAATTCCACAAAATGCTCAAATTCCCGAGTCCATCTATAGCGCAAAAAATCTTCGCACCCTCATTTTCGTTGGTCTTAGAGCTCATAACTTGTCCAAGTTGTTCCAGCATTTTAAACTGTTACGGACATTAACTTTGAGTTATCAACTTGGGACAAAGGTAATGAAACTTCCAGATGCTATAGGAAATTTGTTACATTTAAGGTATCTTAAAATACATTATTACTCTAGAGACAGATTACCTGAGACCATCTGTAATCTTTCCAATCTACAAATTTTGAATATTGCAATTCATTTACCAAATGAGCTCAAGAAATTACCTCAGGGGATGAGTAAACTAATTAACTTAAAACATCTTATTTTGGAAGAAGAATATTTTTGGACCCGTAAGTTAAAGTTTCCAAGAGAGATTGGGAGATTGAGTTCTCTTACAAAATTAAGTCATTTCTTTATAGGTGGCAAGGATGATAGCCAAAGATGTGAACTCGGagaattaaaatatttgaacaaCCTTCAAGGAACTCTTCAAATATATGGGCTGGGGAACGTGGTAGATGCGTGTGAGGCCAAGAATGCAGAgctcaagaaaaagaaaggccTCCGTGATTTGTATCTGCACTTTTCTGAAGAGAACGTAGAGAATCATGGAGGAAGAATGGAGACTGATGTATCAGTTCTGAATGCCTTAGAGCCACCTCCAGGCTTGGAGAAGTTACAAATTGATTGGTACGAGGGCACCACAATGTTCCCTAATTGGATGATGTCCCTAGCCAAATTGAAAAGGCTTACTCTGACAGATGGCGAAAATTTAGAACGTTTACCTCCTTTGGGAAAGCTTCAGTTCCTTGAATATTTACATATATGGGGTCCCTCTTTTCCATTCAAAAAGGTGGGTGTTGAATTTTTGGGAATAGAATCTGAAAACAAGAAAGACGGCATAATCAAAATATTCCCAAATTTAAATACTCTCCGGTTTGAGTGTTTGCCCGAGTGGGAAGAATGGGTTGGGATTGGAGGACAAGAAGATTGTATTATTATAATGCCCTGTCTTCAAACGTTGCAAATTTATGGCTGCCCAGAGTTAAAGTCCCTGCCGGActtcctttttaaaatttcattgcaGAAGTTTGAGGTGTATGAGAGTCCGATTCTCCACAAACGTTACCAAAGAGGGACAGGAGAGGATTGGGCCAAGATTTCCCATATCCCAGACATCATGATTGATTATATTGAAGTGCAAAGATACGGGCAAGAAGTTATTTGA